From Bacteroidetes bacterium SB0662_bin_6, one genomic window encodes:
- the porU gene encoding type IX secretion system sortase PorU, translated as MSVRFAFLAVFLCFVRANVSVAQDVDIRTVESSSEGVVVEITVDWPVSMQALVDSAGIEAFTISSARALSFGLPTVSETIELPSKDVPDLSLLASAYDELDLPVGDTLVAQETSGPVVWLDGLGTSQGRHLINLGVRLLVYEDGVVRRYRQVRASVRYASGAGKQGVASRFAVSRRNDNPHLDIEESVLANGVVYKIPVHTTGLYRIDREFLAALSDFPSPDAIDPDRVAIYGNGGAPVPALNSVPRLADLVEQPAYRSGGGDGSFDAGDSVVFYGKGPYGWTYGEEGWEHYVHPFSNENYYFVKILDEDAALPVSEPFPAYTGLETRSETEGRYMVDFDEFMWSKENGTGHTWVMTPIRAGDSRPLIENLMLPGLVQGAVRYQARVAIRSNPAATVRFESNGALAGSLRAARSVLFDGEVAPIAVPGVAVFARDAGANDPLNLSIRLDGDAENDAQASVDWMRVFYTQQLRATGDSLHFSTPGGQTGTFEFALEGFTAEPLVWDVTEPGHVRSLVVRQVGNAWRVQMQVADASAPRELAVFRPPAARPLRAENAQRVASQNLHGLAAYPDFVIVTPDEFHSAAEELAEHRRGDGLDVLVTDIREIYNEFSGGLTDMRGLRDYLRFLYDRGNEAGKPLRYALLFGDGHFNYRRLGTDNESILENWVPPYETEESFSPIESYTSDDYFGLLDADEGIWEWPGNSRLTGRERVDIGIGRFPVQTSEEAAVMVAKIKHYENPATYGAWRKQYLLVADDAYNELRAVKEGTPDLHTQNTDVVAELLAQEYPQIDLRKVYGISYKREFANGWRLPGVERDINEDIQDDGVLVMNYSGHGGEYGLAQERIFTLEDGRELRNYDRLPLFITATCSYGWWDLSGEQSAAEVLLLNERGGAIALMTTVRLVYTSTGLDELNVGLNRALNKELFKPAPDGRPRRLGDVMVSTKNTRAGLQANNRKFSLLGDPTLRLGYPSREAVVERVNGTPVEEMPAFRALDEVTIEGHVRTTAGAVDPGFEGQAHLVVFDAARRVNVPDRTAMPRDYYTVWEDLLWRGSVPVTSGRFSATFVVPKDISYSNEPGRVSVYVRNASEHAGGYTEQIVVGGTAATLPDDHVGPDISLFLNDTTFVSGGLTPANPRLIVKLRDDSGINTVGTGVGHEMLLVVDGDERSAVDIGRRFESDPGSFRSGRVEYSFRDYADGLADGPHSLSVRAWDVLNNSNVESLDFVVASTQDVVLNNVYNYPNPTSGHTRFVFEHNQPAGSMASVQVRIYALSGRPVRTIDTEEALPSGVLTAGPVQVTWDGRDEDMNLLASGIYLYKVRVRVENPDGGRSVSEHIEKLAIIR; from the coding sequence ATGAGTGTTCGATTCGCGTTCCTTGCGGTTTTCCTGTGCTTCGTTCGGGCGAATGTGTCCGTAGCGCAGGATGTGGATATCCGTACGGTGGAATCTTCTTCGGAGGGCGTGGTTGTGGAGATTACGGTGGATTGGCCGGTTTCCATGCAGGCCCTTGTCGATTCGGCGGGGATCGAGGCATTTACGATTTCTTCTGCCCGCGCGTTGTCTTTTGGGCTGCCGACCGTTTCGGAAACGATCGAATTGCCGTCGAAGGATGTCCCCGATCTTTCGTTGCTTGCGTCTGCATACGACGAACTGGATCTTCCCGTCGGAGATACGCTGGTCGCGCAGGAAACGAGTGGTCCTGTAGTATGGCTGGATGGGTTGGGCACAAGTCAGGGGCGGCATCTCATCAATCTTGGTGTGCGGTTGCTTGTCTACGAGGATGGGGTGGTCCGCCGCTATCGACAGGTGCGCGCTTCCGTACGCTACGCAAGCGGGGCCGGCAAGCAGGGCGTGGCTTCCCGTTTCGCCGTATCCCGCCGTAACGACAACCCGCACCTCGACATTGAGGAGAGTGTGCTGGCCAACGGCGTGGTCTACAAGATTCCTGTGCATACCACGGGCTTGTACCGCATCGACAGGGAGTTTCTGGCCGCCCTGTCTGATTTTCCCTCTCCGGACGCCATCGATCCGGACCGCGTCGCTATTTACGGCAATGGGGGGGCGCCCGTACCGGCGCTCAATTCGGTGCCCCGGCTCGCGGATCTTGTCGAACAGCCCGCCTATCGCTCGGGCGGCGGCGACGGCAGCTTCGATGCAGGGGATTCGGTGGTTTTCTACGGGAAAGGGCCGTACGGCTGGACATACGGGGAGGAGGGATGGGAGCATTACGTTCATCCCTTTTCCAATGAGAATTATTACTTCGTCAAGATACTGGACGAAGATGCTGCTTTGCCTGTATCAGAGCCTTTCCCTGCGTATACGGGCCTCGAAACGCGCTCCGAGACGGAAGGGCGGTATATGGTGGATTTCGACGAGTTCATGTGGAGCAAGGAGAACGGAACCGGACACACATGGGTTATGACGCCGATCCGTGCCGGGGACTCGCGGCCCCTGATCGAAAACCTGATGCTGCCGGGACTTGTGCAGGGAGCTGTTCGCTATCAGGCGCGGGTGGCTATCCGCTCCAATCCCGCCGCCACGGTGCGCTTCGAATCGAATGGGGCGTTGGCGGGTTCTCTTCGGGCCGCGAGGAGTGTGCTTTTTGATGGTGAGGTTGCGCCCATTGCGGTTCCCGGTGTTGCTGTGTTCGCGCGCGACGCAGGCGCCAACGACCCCCTGAATCTTTCGATCCGCCTGGATGGAGACGCCGAAAACGATGCCCAGGCTTCCGTGGACTGGATGCGGGTATTTTATACGCAGCAGCTGCGGGCAACCGGCGACTCGCTCCATTTCAGTACGCCCGGGGGACAAACGGGAACGTTCGAATTTGCCCTGGAAGGGTTTACCGCAGAACCGCTGGTGTGGGACGTGACGGAGCCCGGTCATGTCCGCAGTCTTGTCGTGCGGCAGGTCGGGAACGCCTGGCGCGTTCAGATGCAAGTGGCCGATGCATCCGCGCCGCGTGAACTGGCGGTGTTTCGTCCGCCAGCAGCCCGGCCGCTTCGTGCAGAGAATGCGCAGCGTGTCGCTTCGCAGAATCTGCACGGACTTGCCGCGTATCCGGATTTCGTGATTGTAACCCCCGATGAATTTCATTCCGCTGCGGAGGAGTTGGCGGAACATCGCCGCGGGGACGGACTCGACGTGCTGGTGACGGATATTCGCGAGATATACAATGAGTTTTCCGGGGGGCTTACGGACATGCGCGGGTTGCGCGATTATCTGCGTTTTCTGTACGACAGGGGCAACGAGGCGGGTAAGCCGCTCCGGTATGCCCTGCTCTTCGGAGACGGGCACTTTAATTATCGCCGTCTGGGCACGGATAACGAGTCTATCCTCGAAAACTGGGTTCCGCCCTACGAAACGGAAGAATCGTTCAGTCCGATCGAATCATACACCAGCGACGATTACTTCGGCTTGCTGGATGCGGACGAGGGAATATGGGAATGGCCAGGCAATTCGCGTTTAACGGGTCGGGAACGTGTCGATATAGGCATCGGCCGGTTTCCTGTGCAGACTTCGGAAGAAGCCGCCGTCATGGTGGCCAAGATCAAGCATTACGAGAATCCCGCTACCTACGGCGCCTGGCGCAAGCAGTATCTGCTTGTGGCTGACGATGCGTACAACGAACTCCGGGCAGTGAAAGAAGGGACTCCGGATTTGCATACGCAGAATACGGATGTAGTAGCCGAACTGCTCGCGCAGGAGTATCCGCAAATCGATCTGCGCAAGGTGTACGGTATCTCTTACAAACGGGAATTCGCCAACGGCTGGCGCCTGCCCGGCGTCGAGCGGGACATCAACGAGGACATTCAGGACGACGGCGTACTGGTCATGAATTACAGCGGGCACGGGGGGGAATACGGGCTTGCCCAGGAAAGAATTTTTACCCTTGAGGATGGACGGGAATTGCGCAATTATGACCGCCTGCCGCTGTTCATTACCGCGACCTGTTCTTACGGGTGGTGGGATCTGTCCGGAGAACAAAGCGCTGCGGAAGTGCTGCTGCTCAACGAGCGCGGAGGCGCCATTGCGCTGATGACGACGGTCCGTCTGGTCTATACGAGTACGGGACTCGACGAGTTGAACGTGGGTCTGAACCGGGCGTTGAACAAGGAGTTGTTCAAACCCGCACCGGACGGAAGGCCCCGCCGATTGGGTGATGTCATGGTGAGCACGAAGAATACCCGGGCGGGCTTGCAGGCGAACAATCGCAAATTCAGTTTGCTCGGCGATCCGACGTTGCGTCTCGGGTATCCTTCGCGCGAAGCCGTGGTCGAGCGGGTGAACGGAACACCCGTTGAGGAGATGCCCGCTTTCCGGGCGCTGGACGAAGTAACCATCGAGGGCCATGTACGTACGACTGCGGGCGCGGTGGATCCGGGATTCGAAGGGCAGGCGCACCTTGTGGTTTTCGATGCAGCGCGCCGCGTCAACGTACCCGATCGTACTGCTATGCCCCGGGACTACTATACGGTTTGGGAGGATCTGCTCTGGCGGGGTAGCGTGCCGGTAACCTCGGGCCGCTTCAGCGCCACGTTTGTGGTGCCGAAAGATATTTCGTACAGTAACGAACCCGGTCGTGTGAGTGTCTATGTGCGCAATGCCTCCGAACATGCCGGCGGCTATACGGAGCAGATCGTGGTCGGCGGGACGGCCGCCACCTTGCCCGACGATCATGTCGGACCGGATATTTCCCTCTTTTTGAACGATACCACGTTTGTTTCCGGCGGATTGACCCCGGCGAACCCCCGCCTCATCGTAAAACTGCGCGACGACAGCGGCATCAACACGGTAGGCACGGGCGTGGGGCACGAGATGCTGCTGGTGGTCGACGGAGACGAACGCTCCGCCGTGGATATAGGCCGCCGCTTTGAAAGCGATCCCGGTTCGTTCCGGAGCGGCCGTGTCGAATATTCGTTCAGGGATTATGCGGACGGGTTGGCCGACGGGCCGCATTCGTTGTCGGTGCGCGCCTGGGATGTACTCAATAATTCGAATGTCGAATCACTGGATTTCGTGGTGGCTTCCACGCAGGACGTGGTGTTGAACAATGTGTACAACTACCCGAATCCGACGAGCGGTCACACTCGGTTCGTGTTCGAGCATAACCAGCCGGCGGGTAGCATGGCTTCCGTGCAGGTGCGCATTTACGCCCTGTCCGGACGCCCGGTCCGTACTATCGATACGGAAGAGGCGCTGCCTTCCGGAGTTTTGACCGCCGGCCCCGTGCAGGTGACCTGGGATGGGCGGGACGAGGATATGAACCTCCTTGCATCCGGTATTTACCTGTACAAGGTGCGCGTGCGCGTGGAAAATCCGGACGGCGGCCGTTCCGTATCCGAACACATAGAAAAACTGGCTATCATCCGATAG
- the porV gene encoding type IX secretion system outer membrane channel protein PorV, which produces MSRRFLAAAILTVFFATFASQAAHAQAGGAAVVFLQIEPDSRSAGMGNAGVAVANNAYAIFWNPAGLARQDGTEVSLTYSQWLPEFNADLSYSYLGGKHRVDRIGTFGAHLTYLFLGEHEGRDAQNNPTGTFKSYDLAAGASYGTNVLENLALGTGIRMIYSNLAPGQTVGAQETRAGVTIGFDIAGLYSVPRFQAGNTEVGVDLGFNLANMGPQIQYSDQGQADPIPQNLRFGYAVTFNFDEYNKLTLAQDFNKMLIRVNISEDDTPGSSTREADPFYKAIFSGWQPIDVRIGAANSEEDATYETLNAFNQMTIGTGFEYWYRDLFAIRAGYFYENPNFGNRKFLTFGSGVRWNIIGADFSYIYALEENHPLANTMRFSLLLNFLR; this is translated from the coding sequence ATGAGCCGAAGATTTCTTGCCGCGGCTATTCTCACCGTATTTTTTGCAACCTTTGCCAGCCAGGCGGCTCATGCGCAGGCCGGCGGGGCCGCCGTGGTTTTTCTGCAGATCGAGCCGGATAGCCGTTCGGCAGGCATGGGAAATGCAGGCGTTGCCGTTGCAAACAATGCCTACGCGATCTTCTGGAATCCGGCAGGTTTGGCCCGGCAGGATGGCACAGAAGTTTCGCTAACCTATTCCCAGTGGCTTCCGGAGTTTAATGCAGATCTTAGCTACAGTTATTTGGGAGGTAAGCATCGGGTAGACCGTATCGGCACGTTCGGGGCCCATCTGACCTACCTGTTTCTTGGCGAGCATGAAGGGCGGGACGCCCAAAACAATCCCACAGGCACGTTCAAGTCGTACGATCTGGCGGCGGGCGCTTCCTACGGGACGAATGTGTTGGAGAATCTGGCTCTGGGCACGGGCATCCGCATGATCTATTCGAATCTTGCGCCGGGACAGACCGTGGGGGCGCAGGAAACGCGCGCCGGGGTAACGATCGGCTTCGATATTGCGGGTCTGTACAGCGTGCCGCGTTTCCAGGCCGGTAATACGGAGGTGGGGGTTGATCTTGGATTCAATCTCGCCAATATGGGTCCGCAGATCCAGTATTCGGATCAGGGACAGGCCGACCCCATTCCCCAGAATCTCAGGTTCGGGTATGCCGTTACGTTCAATTTCGACGAGTATAACAAACTGACGCTTGCACAGGATTTCAACAAAATGCTGATTCGCGTCAATATATCGGAGGACGACACACCCGGCTCTTCCACCCGGGAAGCAGATCCGTTCTACAAAGCGATTTTTTCCGGCTGGCAGCCCATTGATGTACGGATCGGTGCAGCAAATAGTGAGGAAGATGCCACCTACGAGACACTCAATGCATTCAATCAGATGACCATAGGCACAGGTTTCGAATACTGGTACCGGGACCTGTTCGCCATTCGCGCCGGGTATTTTTATGAAAACCCGAATTTCGGTAACAGGAAGTTCCTGACGTTCGGTTCGGGGGTCCGGTGGAACATCATCGGGGCCGACTTTTCGTACATCTATGCCCTGGAGGAGAATCACCCGCTGGCGAACACGATGCGGTTTTCTCTCCTCCTGAATTTCCTGCGCTAA
- a CDS encoding TlpA family protein disulfide reductase, which yields MDFALSYFAAAGMIAAGTGFLIFLYRKTGTLLPADAVERLGSLMSMALIVTAGLLVYVTYRVDSGSGFVFSGEPRLEDTELGAPAPDFAFVELLSEEEMHLSDYRGKVILLNWWATWCAPCLEELPALNGLQDRYADEGLVVLTISDESRPTLVDFNNELPLRTVAGYVQDEHLENLSDPFRRTLQIRPTTYAIDRDGVIRDFVLGAQDAPAFERMIAPWLKQTVPSE from the coding sequence ATGGATTTTGCGCTTTCCTATTTCGCTGCCGCCGGTATGATCGCTGCCGGGACCGGCTTTCTGATCTTCCTGTACCGCAAGACCGGCACGCTGCTGCCGGCAGACGCCGTAGAGCGGCTGGGGTCGCTCATGTCCATGGCGCTCATTGTGACTGCCGGGCTCCTGGTGTATGTAACGTACCGGGTCGATTCGGGAAGCGGGTTCGTTTTTTCCGGCGAGCCCCGGCTGGAGGATACCGAACTGGGTGCTCCGGCTCCGGATTTTGCGTTCGTGGAGCTGCTTTCGGAAGAAGAGATGCACCTGTCCGATTACCGCGGCAAGGTGATCCTGCTCAACTGGTGGGCTACCTGGTGCGCGCCTTGCCTCGAAGAATTACCGGCGCTCAACGGGCTCCAGGACCGCTACGCGGATGAAGGGTTGGTCGTGCTCACGATTTCGGACGAATCGCGGCCGACGCTTGTTGATTTCAACAACGAGTTGCCGTTGCGCACGGTTGCGGGGTATGTCCAGGACGAACATCTTGAAAACCTTTCCGATCCGTTCCGGCGCACCCTTCAGATTCGCCCGACGACCTATGCGATCGACCGGGATGGCGTGATCCGCGATTTCGTCCTGGGAGCGCAGGATGCCCCGGCGTTCGAGCGCATGATCGCCCCCTGGCTTAAACAGACTGTTCCTTCAGAATAA
- a CDS encoding CPBP family intramembrane metalloprotease encodes MDESPQHLSPDVSQGEPASAPGARRPIPLDGLFERRGFSPLWTTFAALVLAFVLFQMIISPLAVVVLLLIEGVSTDALLTDPSMLIEQHAGILLTANTIGQVLGLCLPAWWLARMHTRRPLAFLRVRRLDTSFMVPALAALIALLPVVQWLGAVNGALPLPEVIREFEASQMELIRQVLHVDTNIAFHLVVLALTPAFCEELLFRGYVQRQAERGLGVVGGILFSGIVFALYHLRFSQILPLAALGVFMAYLVWRTGSIWPAIAVHFVNNAVAVVMGAYIARHPEHEITDIEHINMPWYLVVLGGCLFVLFVLAIERRAQGQTGNAPVFETLPRFRRE; translated from the coding sequence ATGGATGAGTCGCCCCAACATCTTTCTCCGGATGTATCTCAAGGGGAGCCGGCCTCCGCACCGGGGGCGCGGAGGCCCATTCCGCTGGACGGATTGTTTGAACGCCGCGGCTTTTCGCCGCTGTGGACGACCTTTGCCGCCCTGGTTTTGGCTTTCGTCCTTTTTCAGATGATCATCAGCCCGCTTGCCGTAGTAGTGCTTCTGCTGATAGAAGGGGTTTCTACGGATGCGTTGCTGACGGATCCGTCCATGCTCATAGAACAGCATGCCGGCATCCTGCTTACGGCGAATACGATCGGTCAGGTGTTGGGCTTGTGCCTGCCGGCGTGGTGGCTGGCGCGGATGCACACCCGTCGTCCTCTCGCTTTTCTCCGGGTGCGGCGGCTCGATACGTCTTTCATGGTACCTGCGCTTGCCGCGCTTATTGCGCTTCTGCCCGTCGTACAGTGGCTTGGCGCCGTAAATGGAGCGCTTCCTCTACCCGAAGTCATTCGGGAGTTCGAGGCCTCGCAGATGGAACTCATCCGTCAGGTGCTTCATGTAGACACGAACATCGCATTTCACCTGGTCGTGCTGGCGCTTACGCCCGCCTTCTGCGAGGAGTTGCTGTTCCGAGGCTATGTACAGCGTCAGGCCGAGCGGGGTCTCGGCGTGGTCGGGGGCATCCTGTTTTCGGGGATTGTTTTCGCCCTGTATCATCTGCGTTTTTCACAAATCCTGCCGCTTGCGGCGCTGGGCGTGTTCATGGCGTATCTCGTGTGGCGGACCGGAAGTATCTGGCCGGCCATCGCCGTGCATTTTGTGAACAATGCCGTTGCCGTAGTAATGGGCGCCTATATTGCAAGGCATCCGGAACACGAAATCACCGATATCGAACACATAAATATGCCGTGGTATCTGGTGGTTCTGGGCGGATGTTTGTTTGTTCTGTTCGTGCTGGCGATCGAACGGAGAGCGCAGGGTCAGACCGGCAATGCGCCTGTTTTCGAAACGCTTCCGCGTTTTCGGCGTGAATAA
- a CDS encoding phosphatidate cytidylyltransferase, which translates to MIQHQVRPLPYLAGHVYKSILLRLLTALVGIPIIVGLLYLGSWPFVLLVLGLALMCQHEVYRLLEEGGLHPHRIPGLLIGALFVLQAAWRPALYVAAAVVVGVVACFPLYSGLSGREGAETRVAGPGGVRPDSPGTRRLGATLLGIVYPSVLWAFLIELRFANGLGMDDVSAFYLTLAVFVIVWTADTLAFITGRLFGRYPLAPAVSPKKTWAGAIGGVFGALAAAVLFQLFVYEITSWVNILLLGGIAGVLGQLGDLAASRLKRLAGAKDSGSLLPGHGGVLDRFDAMLPVAAAMYLYLRFAAGVF; encoded by the coding sequence ATTATTCAGCACCAGGTCCGGCCTCTTCCATACCTTGCGGGACACGTGTATAAAAGTATCCTTCTTCGTCTTCTTACCGCACTGGTAGGCATTCCGATTATCGTCGGACTGCTTTATCTGGGTTCCTGGCCGTTCGTCCTGCTTGTATTGGGTCTGGCTTTGATGTGCCAGCATGAGGTGTACCGCCTGCTTGAGGAGGGGGGGCTGCATCCGCATCGCATTCCCGGCTTGCTCATCGGCGCGCTTTTTGTCCTGCAAGCCGCCTGGCGCCCTGCGCTTTATGTGGCCGCTGCAGTCGTTGTAGGGGTGGTGGCCTGCTTTCCCTTGTATTCCGGATTGTCGGGGCGGGAGGGGGCGGAGACGCGTGTGGCAGGACCGGGAGGCGTTCGGCCCGATTCGCCGGGGACGCGCCGCCTCGGAGCCACACTGCTGGGCATTGTGTATCCGAGTGTATTGTGGGCCTTTTTGATCGAACTGCGTTTTGCAAACGGGCTGGGCATGGACGATGTATCGGCATTCTATCTGACGCTGGCCGTTTTCGTGATTGTATGGACTGCCGATACCCTGGCGTTTATAACCGGGCGGCTTTTCGGACGGTATCCGCTTGCGCCTGCGGTGTCGCCGAAGAAAACATGGGCCGGCGCTATTGGCGGGGTGTTCGGGGCGCTTGCGGCAGCGGTCCTGTTTCAGCTGTTCGTGTATGAGATAACTTCCTGGGTAAACATACTGCTTCTGGGCGGGATCGCCGGGGTGTTGGGACAGTTGGGGGATCTTGCGGCCAGTCGGTTGAAGCGGTTGGCCGGTGCGAAGGATTCCGGCTCGCTGTTGCCCGGGCATGGCGGCGTGCTGGACCGGTTCGACGCCATGCTTCCGGTAGCGGCTGCGATGTATTTGTACCTGCGCTTTGCCGCCGGTGTCTTTTAG
- the mutL gene encoding DNA mismatch repair endonuclease MutL, which yields MPETLSNKIAAGEVVQRPASAVKELLENAVDAGAGSITLILKRAGSELIQIVDDGCGMSRHDAAACFQRHATSKVFAAEDLDCIRTLGFRGEALASIAAVAQVELRTKRAVDDAGLCIRNEGGRIVSSEPCAMSDGTSLAVRNLFYNVPARRNFLKTPATELRHIIETFQALALSRPDIAFTLIHDDVEMHQLPAESGEPAEALRARIGALFGDQYPGMLVPVGEQTSYLTVHGFVGMPELHKKHRNEQFLFVNGRIVKSRSLGHAIQSAYEGLVPQGAWPFFCVFLSVDPSRVDVNVHPAKAEVRFDDDRGVYGFLHGVVQKGLGGMLLTPLVDASSTDTAEPWVLKSPAKEFTVPGTTRPAGASGFSSGAFPAGLYQKNERDAGRQSEELYRGAASLPIPAAAPGDEDMLLWQLHGCYILTQIQSGLMIIDQHAAHERILYERALGHLLQGQGLSQQLLFARTVEFSPADFELLKELLPDLSTLGFDIELLSGRTAVVRGVPSEIHSGDKEVLLEDILAQYRRDNEQAGAEQGERLARSLARRGAIRSGVTLAPAEMRSVIDQLFACDKPYVCPRGRATVVRIPIEELQKRFGH from the coding sequence ATGCCGGAGACGCTTTCCAACAAAATCGCTGCCGGAGAAGTGGTGCAACGCCCCGCTTCGGCCGTGAAGGAATTGCTGGAGAACGCGGTGGATGCCGGCGCCGGGTCCATTACGCTGATCCTGAAGAGGGCGGGTAGTGAATTGATTCAGATTGTGGATGACGGGTGCGGTATGAGCCGGCACGATGCGGCCGCGTGTTTTCAGCGGCACGCCACGAGCAAAGTCTTTGCGGCCGAAGATCTGGATTGTATTCGCACCCTCGGTTTTCGGGGGGAAGCCCTTGCGTCTATCGCGGCGGTGGCACAGGTCGAGTTACGCACGAAACGGGCCGTTGACGACGCCGGGCTCTGCATCCGCAACGAGGGAGGACGTATTGTTTCTTCGGAGCCGTGCGCAATGAGCGACGGCACGTCGCTGGCTGTGCGGAATCTGTTTTACAACGTGCCTGCCCGAAGGAATTTTCTGAAAACGCCGGCCACGGAGCTCCGTCATATCATAGAGACGTTCCAGGCGCTTGCGCTGTCCCGCCCCGACATCGCCTTCACGCTCATTCACGACGATGTGGAAATGCATCAGCTTCCTGCCGAGTCCGGGGAGCCTGCCGAGGCGCTCCGCGCCCGCATCGGAGCATTGTTCGGCGACCAGTATCCCGGTATGCTCGTCCCTGTGGGGGAGCAGACGAGTTACCTGACCGTGCACGGGTTTGTCGGCATGCCCGAATTGCACAAGAAGCATCGCAACGAGCAGTTCCTGTTTGTCAACGGGCGCATTGTGAAGAGCCGTTCGCTGGGACATGCGATTCAATCGGCCTACGAGGGGCTCGTGCCTCAAGGCGCCTGGCCGTTTTTCTGTGTTTTCCTGTCGGTGGACCCGTCCCGCGTCGATGTCAATGTACATCCGGCAAAGGCCGAAGTACGATTCGACGACGACCGGGGCGTCTACGGATTTCTCCATGGGGTGGTGCAGAAAGGGCTTGGCGGGATGTTATTGACGCCGCTCGTGGATGCGTCGTCCACCGATACAGCCGAACCCTGGGTGCTGAAATCGCCTGCGAAGGAATTTACCGTTCCCGGAACAACCCGTCCGGCGGGCGCTTCCGGATTTTCTTCCGGGGCGTTCCCGGCAGGGCTTTACCAAAAGAATGAACGGGATGCAGGCCGGCAATCCGAGGAACTGTATCGCGGCGCGGCGTCCCTGCCGATTCCGGCTGCGGCGCCCGGGGACGAGGATATGCTCCTCTGGCAGCTTCACGGCTGCTACATTCTCACGCAGATCCAGTCGGGGCTGATGATCATCGATCAGCATGCTGCGCACGAGCGTATTCTGTACGAGCGGGCGCTTGGCCATCTCCTGCAGGGGCAGGGGCTGTCCCAGCAACTGCTGTTTGCCCGCACTGTAGAGTTTTCTCCTGCGGATTTTGAGCTGCTCAAGGAATTATTGCCGGATCTGAGCACTCTCGGCTTTGACATCGAATTGCTCAGCGGGCGGACTGCTGTGGTGCGGGGCGTGCCGTCGGAAATACATTCCGGCGACAAGGAGGTTTTGCTGGAAGATATTCTGGCGCAATACCGGCGTGACAACGAGCAGGCCGGGGCGGAGCAAGGCGAGCGGCTTGCAAGGAGTCTGGCGCGGCGTGGCGCCATCCGGTCCGGCGTTACCCTCGCACCTGCGGAAATGCGCTCCGTGATCGACCAGCTCTTTGCATGCGACAAACCCTATGTATGTCCGAGGGGACGCGCCACCGTGGTTCGGATCCCCATTGAGGAGTTGCAGAAGCGCTTCGGTCACTGA